The stretch of DNA TTGAATTTGATGATTCGAGGTCACGCATGTCTTACGTTCATGCCGGTGACTGCATGCTGATCCTCCAATATAAAAACAGCGATATCCGTGTCGTGACTTATGACCAAATTGCCAAGCTGGACTCGACAACGATCAATCAATTCACACAGTCCATTGAAGCGATGACAGCTCACGGCGAACCCTTGACTGACGACCTACTAAAGCGGGCGAAACAAACGATCAAACCCACACTCATCCAAAATCGCCGGCAAACCAATACTTCTGATGGCTACGGTATCTTAGACGGTACAGATGATTTCATCAACTACATAGAATACGGAACCATCCCTTTAATCAACGTGCAATCGATATTGATGTTGTCAGATGGCCTGCAATTACCCACACATAAAACGGCTGGACAAAACAGCTGGTTAGAAACGGGGCGCTATGGATTGGCTCACGGCCTCGATGCACTAAAGGATTACATCACTGAACTTGAAAATGGGGATCCTTTTTGTACCGCCTATCCTCGAATAAAAAAAGCAGATGATAAAACCGGGATGTTACTTGATTTTAATAATAAGTGATGCTTGGTTGCTTTAGATGAGTAAGGCTCTGGGAAAGTGAGCGGTTTTTGCCTTAAAATGGGCGGTCACCTCGGAAAATTGAGCGGTTTTATCTTAAAATGAGCGATCCCCTCGGTAAATTGAGCGGTTTGGACTTCTGTCAATAAAGTGGACAAACTTTCACGAAAAAACTTTTAATCCATACGTTAAGTTAGGCATTGGTCTTCCCTTTAAACGAGAACCGAAATGAATCAACACGCAATAATTAAGCTCATGAGTCGAGTAAGGGGTATTTGAATCAAAGGGAACACGGCCTATAGTCGCAACTTGACATGGAGCCTCTACGGGCGTGAGTTCCAGGCCAAGGAGCCAGCTATTATAAAAGATTGGCTCGCCGTCGAGGCTATCACGCCCGCCACTCCAAATAAAGTTGCTGGTTGTATTTAGGCTGTTTTGTCCTGCTTTCGCTCCGTCAATGCCCAATAAGCCCGTTCATATTGATTGGGTGAGACATAGCCGAGCGTTGAATGACTTCTTCTCTCATTATAAAAGCTCATGATATAGTCCCAGATGTCTTTTTTGGCTTCTTCACGACTTCTATATTGACGACGATAAATACGGTCTTTCTTAATGGTCGCATGAAAGGATTCAATGCATGCGTTGTCATAACAGTTGCCACGCCGGCTCATACTGATTTGAATATTGTGTGCATTTAGGCACTCAATATATTCTTTGGATGCGTACTGACTGCCACGGTCCGAATGATGAATGAGCTTGTCTGAAGGATGTCTCAAACGGATGGCTCGGTTAAGCGCCTTTAAAACCAACGCTTTGGACAAGCTTTTATCAATATGCCACCCAATGATTTTACGCGAATATAAATCCATCACACTAGCTAAATATAACCATCCTTCTAATGTCCACACATAAGTGATATCGGTCACCCATGCACGGTCAGGCTGTTCTGGATTGAAATGACGATTCAATAAATTTGGATAAATGGGATGACTGTGATTCGAGTCTGTTGTTGTCACAAAACGTTTTTCTGGAACCGCACGGAGCCCCCTTTCTCTCATATATCTCCCCACTGTTTTCTCCGAAACATGAATGTCTTGTTTTCGAAGTTCATGGGTGATTCGTGGGCTTCCATACGTTTCACGATACTCATAGAAAAGTCGACAAATGACACCCTTCAAACGTTCCTTTTCTTTTTCACAATCACTTTGATGGGGTCGCATTTTAAGCCATTTATAAAAGCCACTTTTCGAGACTTCTAGAACTTGGCACATCTTCACGACTCGAAACTCGTGGCGATGTTCATTCATGAAAGCGTAAATTATTTCTGGTTTTTCATGAAGATGTGCGCCGCCTTTTTTACGATTTCGTTCTCCTCTTTCAATTCCTTAATTTGATCCAGCAATTCCTTTTCCCGTTTCTTGTGCTCACTAGGGGTGATATAGTCCAATTCCTCGGCTTTCAACTGTTTTTTCTTCCGATAATCACGGACCCAACGCGTCATCGTTTTATAAGGGAGATCCATTTCTCTAGATACTTCCGCCGCTTTTTTGCCTTCATCCACAACCATTTTGGCAACATATTCCTTGAATTCGTCATCATAATGTTTTCCCATCTTTAGACACGCTCCATTCGATTGATAATTTCATTGTAAAAATTCTCTCTGTAGCGTGTCCACTTTTTAGACTAACTCTAGGTTTTATCTTAAAATGAGCGCTCACATCAGATAATGAGCGGTTCTCCCTTAAAAATGAGCGCTCTCCTCGGAAAATGAGCGGTTCTCCCTTAAAAATGAGCGCTCAGCGATTCCTTTCTAAAAATCCTATAAAAATGCCACCGCTCAAACCACGGTGGCATTCCTTATCTATCCTGTTTTCAAATGCTCTTTCATCCGTTCTTGCGCCAATTTTTGTATACGTGGGAGACTGGTCATGTCAGCATTGCCACCGCTGACAACGACACCGCATCGGCGACCACGCACGTATTGCGGCTGGAATAATCCAGCGGCTAAAGCCGCGGCGCCAGCTCCTTCCACCAAGGTTTTCTCACGTTCAAGCATCAAGACAACAGCTGATGCAATTTCTTCGTCACTGACGGTCACAACATCATCTACATATTGACAAATGATTGGAAACGTTAACGATCCACACTTTTTGACAGCAATACCATCGGCAATCGAGTCCACTTTTGAAAGAACTGATGGACCATTTTGATGATATTGGTTATAGACAACGCTAGCCCGTTCAGTCTGGACACCGATCACTCTGATATCGGGCCGGAATGTTTTAATCGCGACGGCAATGCCAGCAATTAATCCGCCGCCGCCAACTGGGACGAGAATGGTGTCCAATTCCGGCTGCTGTTGGAGCATTTCCAAGGCAACCGTTCCTTGCCCACTCATGACATCAGGATCGTCAAATGCGTGGATGAAGGTCGAACCTCCCCTCTCCTGTTCAGTGACAGCTGCCTCATACGTTTCTTGATAAGAGGCGCCCGCAAGAATCGCTTCGGCACCATACTGCCTTGTCGCCTCAGCCTTAACTGCCGGTGTTCCCTCCGGCATAAAAATTTTCGCCGGGATACCGCGTTTAGTAGCTGCAACAGCGACACCTTGAGCATGATTGCCTGCTGATGCCGCAATCACACCTTTTGATGCGTCTTGGGCCGATAATTGATAGACTTTGTTGGTCGCCCCGCGAATTTTGAAGGCGCCGGTCTTTTGTCTGTTCTCCATTTTCATGTAAAGGCGCTTGCCGCTTATACGGTCAAACGTCATCGATGTGGTCAGAGGAGTCCGATGAACAACATTGCTCAAGTTCTCCATAGCATCCACGATTTGATTAAAAGTTACGCAATTCCCAATGTCTTCACTCTCCCTTAATAATCATTTTGACTTCGTCGATATTCCTTCCCCCGCTAAAATGATATGGTAGTCCTTAGCGAAGCGGGCAGGGGCTCCCTTAATAATCATTTTGACTTCGTCGATATTCCTTCCCCGCTTAAAATGATATGGTAGTCCTTAGCGAAGCGGGGAAGGGCTCCCTTAATAATCATTTCCACTTCGTCGCGAAGCCCAGTGTGCAGGCACGATGTTGCGATTGTTAACCGACATTCCGCCGCGTATCTTCAAACGCACTTATTTTGTCATCATACGCCAATGTCATTGCGATTTCATCCCATCCATTTAACAACATCTGTTTTTGGTAAGATGGGACCTGAAATGTTGCCTCAAAACCACCGCCACCTGTGATTGTTTGCTGCTCAACATCCACATTGAGCGATAATGCTTGCGCTTCCGCATGGGCAACCAACTCTTCCACCTGATCTTCAGGTAACGTGATAGGAAGGATACCATTTTTAAAACAGTTGTTATAGAAAATATCAGCAAAACTCGGTGCAATAATAATCTTAAACCCATAGTCCTGCAATGCCCACGGTGCATGCTCCCGGGATGAACCACAGCCAAAATTATGACCGCTAACTAGAATAGAGGCATTATGATATCTGGGTTCATTTAAGGAAAAATCTCCATTGAGGTTACCCTCTTGATCGAAACGCCAATTATAAAATAAGAATTGGCCAAAACCTTGCCGTTCAATCCGTTTCAAGAACTGCTTCGGAATGATCTGATCGGTATCAACATTAACGCGATTTAATGGATAGACCAAACCTTGATGCTGCGTCAAGGGTTCCATACTTACACCTCACCTTTATTATGAATAAACGGGTTCTGAGTAGTGCCGCACATCGACAAAACGGCCTTCGATCGCGGCTGCCGCTGCCATTTCCGGACTGACCAAGTGTGTTCTAGCGCCATTCCCCTGTCGGCCTTCAAAATTCCGGTTCGACGTTGAAGCGCACCGCTCACCATAAGGAACAATGTCATCATTCATGCCTAAGCACATGCTGCAGCCCGCATCACGCCATTCGAAACCAGCATCAGTAAAAATTTTATCCAGACCCGCTTGTTCAGCTTCCTGTTTGACTGTCCTTGATCCAGGAACAACCATGGCTTTAACACTATTGTTGACCTTTTTTCCTTTGACGACTTTAGCCGCTTTTTGTAAATCTGATAACCGTGAATTCGTACAAGAACCAATGAATACGTGTTGGATACCAATCTCTTGAATCGGCTGTTCCACATCCAAATTCATATATTCTAATGCACGATAACCTGCTTCACGATCCGTTGGCTCAGTCAATTGCTCAGGGTTCGGTACCGCCGCGCTAACAGGCACACACATCGACGGATTCGTCCCCCATGTCACTTGCGGTTCGATCTCACTGGCATCAATCTCTAAGGTACGGTCATACGCAGCACCTTCGTCCGTCGCAAGCGCCAACCATTCCTTAGCCGTCTCTTCAAATGCTTCCCCTTCAGGAACATGCCGCTTATCGCGCAAATACTCTACCGTGGTTTCATCAGGACTGATCAAACCCGCCCGCGCCCCAGCCTCAATTGACATGTTACAAATCGTCATGCGTTCTTCAATAGACAAGTTCTTAATAGCACTGCCGGTATATTCAATGACGTGACCAGCACCAAATTTCACACCAAATTTAGCGATAATCGCCAAAATTAAATCTTTAGCCGTAACGCCGAGACCCAATTCGCCGTCCGCTTTGACTTGGAGCGTCTTCGGACGATCTTGCCACAAAGATTGCGTGACTAAAACGTGCTCAACCTCACTCGTGCCAATGCCAAAAGCCAAAGCACCAAAAGCTCCGTGCGTCGACGTGTGACTGTCACCACAAACAATCGTTTTACCAGGTTGTGTCAAACCAAGTTGCGGACCGATTACGTGAACAATACCTTGATCAGGATGATTGATATCGGCAAGTGGAACACCGAATGCCTGACAGTTTTGCTCCAGTGTCGTCATCTGCTTTTTGGCAATCTCATCCTTGATAATATTCCGATGAACGGTCGGCACATTATGATCCATCGTGGCATACGTTAATTCTGGGCGCCGGACTTGCCGGCCTTTCATTCTAAGACCTTCAAAGGCCTGAGGTGAGGTCACTTCATGAACGAGATGCAAATCGATATATAAAAGATCAGGTTTCTCTTCCTCTTGATGAACAACATGTTTTTCCCAAATTTTATCAATAATTGTTTTGGGTTGGCTCATATTAGCACTCCCTTCAAAATCATTTTGCGATGCACAGGCGTGCTAGCATCGGGGTTTTCAAGCACGACGTTGCGACTTTTAACGGATTTATTTCCTTCACGCATAGCCAATTCTAGCCATCAACAGAACCATTAGGAATACGTGGACAAAATACCAAACGTCGCATCATGAGATAACAAGCATTCAATGACTTGTTGGCTCATCTCTTTTGTCCCCACTTGCTTGCCAGAAGTGGTGGCTAAGTCGCCTGTATGGTATCCTGCTGCAAGGACTTCTTGCACAGCTGTTTCCACAGCTACGGCTTCCTTCTCCATGCCAAGCGAATACCTGAGCATCATTGCTGCAGATAGGATCATCGCCAACGGGTTGGCCTGATCCTTACCCGCTATATCTGGGGCCGATCCATGGACAGGCTCATACAATCCCAGACCATCCGCCCTAAGACTAGCAGATGGCAGCATACCCAGGGACCCCGTTAAAACAGAGGCTTCATCACTTAAAATATCACCAAATAAATTTTCAGCGACAATCACGTCAAATGCCGCCGGATCTTGTACGAGTTTCATAGCCGCGGCATCAACCAACAGGTGATCAACCGATACATCCGGATAGTTTGCCGCCTTTTCGTCCACAATCTCACGCCATAACCGGCTGGATTCAAGGACATTCGCCTTATCAACCGACGTTAGCTTTTTGCCACGAATACGGG from Tuberibacillus sp. Marseille-P3662 encodes:
- the leuD gene encoding 3-isopropylmalate dehydratase small subunit, which translates into the protein MEPLTQHQGLVYPLNRVNVDTDQIIPKQFLKRIERQGFGQFLFYNWRFDQEGNLNGDFSLNEPRYHNASILVSGHNFGCGSSREHAPWALQDYGFKIIIAPSFADIFYNNCFKNGILPITLPEDQVEELVAHAEAQALSLNVDVEQQTITGGGGFEATFQVPSYQKQMLLNGWDEIAMTLAYDDKISAFEDTRRNVG
- the leuB gene encoding 3-isopropylmalate dehydrogenase; the encoded protein is MNKTIAVLPGDGIGPEVTAAAKAVIETVGDQFGHTFSFTETAIGGAAIDEHETPLPDETVAVCEDADAILLGAVGGPRWDGNPSHLRPEKGLLGIRKALGLFANLRPVTAYGQLLHASPLKKERVAGSDMLIVRELTGGLYFGEPSERQENGQSVVDTLAYQRYEIERIVEKAFECARIRGKKLTSVDKANVLESSRLWREIVDEKAANYPDVSVDHLLVDAAAMKLVQDPAAFDVIVAENLFGDILSDEASVLTGSLGMLPSASLRADGLGLYEPVHGSAPDIAGKDQANPLAMILSAAMMLRYSLGMEKEAVAVETAVQEVLAAGYHTGDLATTSGKQVGTKEMSQQVIECLLSHDATFGILSTYS
- the leuC gene encoding 3-isopropylmalate dehydratase large subunit; this encodes MSQPKTIIDKIWEKHVVHQEEEKPDLLYIDLHLVHEVTSPQAFEGLRMKGRQVRRPELTYATMDHNVPTVHRNIIKDEIAKKQMTTLEQNCQAFGVPLADINHPDQGIVHVIGPQLGLTQPGKTIVCGDSHTSTHGAFGALAFGIGTSEVEHVLVTQSLWQDRPKTLQVKADGELGLGVTAKDLILAIIAKFGVKFGAGHVIEYTGSAIKNLSIEERMTICNMSIEAGARAGLISPDETTVEYLRDKRHVPEGEAFEETAKEWLALATDEGAAYDRTLEIDASEIEPQVTWGTNPSMCVPVSAAVPNPEQLTEPTDREAGYRALEYMNLDVEQPIQEIGIQHVFIGSCTNSRLSDLQKAAKVVKGKKVNNSVKAMVVPGSRTVKQEAEQAGLDKIFTDAGFEWRDAGCSMCLGMNDDIVPYGERCASTSNRNFEGRQGNGARTHLVSPEMAAAAAIEGRFVDVRHYSEPVYS
- a CDS encoding protein phosphatase 2C domain-containing protein is translated as MDMSVVYEQGVGQDNEDAYVVNHAMGRYAVIDGATGVEGLGGKVAADVIKNTLKEDAAPTLLDTVIKGNRGIKAATEEHFNQKLANIAKEYRTSCGMIAVEFDDSRSRMSYVHAGDCMLILQYKNSDIRVVTYDQIAKLDSTTINQFTQSIEAMTAHGEPLTDDLLKRAKQTIKPTLIQNRRQTNTSDGYGILDGTDDFINYIEYGTIPLINVQSILMLSDGLQLPTHKTAGQNSWLETGRYGLAHGLDALKDYITELENGDPFCTAYPRIKKADDKTGMLLDFNNK
- the ilvA gene encoding threonine ammonia-lyase, whose translation is MENLSNVVHRTPLTTSMTFDRISGKRLYMKMENRQKTGAFKIRGATNKVYQLSAQDASKGVIAASAGNHAQGVAVAATKRGIPAKIFMPEGTPAVKAEATRQYGAEAILAGASYQETYEAAVTEQERGGSTFIHAFDDPDVMSGQGTVALEMLQQQPELDTILVPVGGGGLIAGIAVAIKTFRPDIRVIGVQTERASVVYNQYHQNGPSVLSKVDSIADGIAVKKCGSLTFPIICQYVDDVVTVSDEEIASAVVLMLEREKTLVEGAGAAALAAGLFQPQYVRGRRCGVVVSGGNADMTSLPRIQKLAQERMKEHLKTG